The following are encoded together in the Flavihumibacter fluvii genome:
- a CDS encoding adenylosuccinate synthase, which produces MVDAILGLQWGDEGKGKIVDYFAPRYDIIARFQGGPNAGHTLYVGGKKVVLHQIPSGVFHENTINLIGNGVVLDPVTLKRECDTVASFGVDVKKNLFISHRTHLILPTHRALDKASELQKGNDKIGSTLKGIGPAYMDKTGRNGLRVGDLLDKSFTTSYIRLRLKHQRLLDNFNFQEDITAWEEEFFDAIDFLRSLNVVNGEYFINDKISKGKKVLAEGAQGSMLDIDFGTFPFVTSSNTTTSGVCNGLGVAPQKIREVMGVTKAYCTRVGGGPFPTELHDAVGEELRQLGNEFGATTGRPRRCGWIDLVALKYACMINGVTKVIMTKADVLDKFEELNVCTGYEIEGKVSEFIPFQMTRHQIDPVLQAFPGWNTDTTGVTSYEGMPEKMKQYVAFINRFTGVDVSHISNGPGRDQIVAV; this is translated from the coding sequence ATGGTAGATGCAATATTAGGCCTCCAGTGGGGCGATGAAGGAAAAGGCAAGATCGTTGATTATTTCGCTCCCCGGTATGATATAATTGCCCGTTTCCAGGGCGGGCCAAATGCCGGACATACCTTGTATGTTGGTGGGAAAAAAGTGGTTTTGCACCAGATTCCATCAGGTGTCTTCCATGAAAACACGATCAATCTGATAGGTAATGGGGTGGTTCTTGATCCTGTTACCTTAAAACGGGAATGTGATACTGTCGCCTCTTTTGGGGTGGATGTGAAAAAGAATCTCTTTATTTCCCACCGCACCCACCTCATCCTGCCTACCCACCGTGCGCTGGACAAGGCTTCTGAGCTACAGAAAGGAAACGATAAAATCGGTTCAACCTTAAAAGGGATTGGGCCTGCATATATGGATAAAACCGGCAGGAACGGCCTAAGAGTGGGCGATCTGCTCGATAAAAGTTTTACCACTTCTTATATCAGGCTCCGCCTGAAGCACCAGCGTTTGCTTGATAATTTTAATTTCCAGGAAGATATTACCGCCTGGGAAGAAGAGTTTTTTGATGCCATTGACTTCCTTCGCAGCCTGAATGTAGTGAATGGTGAATATTTTATCAACGATAAAATATCCAAAGGAAAGAAAGTGCTGGCAGAGGGCGCCCAGGGAAGTATGTTGGATATCGATTTCGGAACCTTCCCTTTTGTGACTTCTTCCAATACAACTACTTCAGGTGTGTGTAACGGATTGGGTGTTGCCCCGCAAAAGATCAGGGAAGTTATGGGGGTTACCAAGGCCTATTGCACCCGTGTAGGGGGTGGACCGTTTCCAACAGAACTGCATGACGCTGTAGGCGAGGAATTACGCCAGCTGGGCAATGAATTTGGTGCGACTACAGGCAGGCCGCGCCGCTGTGGCTGGATCGACCTGGTGGCCCTTAAATATGCCTGTATGATCAACGGAGTAACTAAAGTAATAATGACCAAAGCCGATGTGTTGGATAAATTCGAGGAACTTAATGTTTGTACAGGGTATGAAATCGAAGGTAAAGTGTCAGAATTTATTCCTTTTCAAATGACAAGGCACCAGATTGATCCCGTACTACAGGCATTCCCGGGTTGGAACACCGATACAACCGGGGTGACCAGCTATGAGGGGATGCCGGAAAAAATGAAACAATATGTAGCCTTTATTAATCGTTTCACGGGTGTAGATGTTTCACATATTTCAAACGGCCCAGGCAGGGATCAGATAGTGGCGGTTTAG
- a CDS encoding anthranilate synthase component I family protein, which yields MDNNAYTADLHSYECLIATGAWKWIKLSAGNAFPLLNAFYRQEPGWVFGHFGFDLKAETELVPSLLPDHIGFPDCYFFVPEHLILVQPKQVLISSYSIDPATILRQIMDLPLPVVNQTTPVVLKPRIDKETYIQKVNAIKAHIRRGDCYELNFCQEFFASPAEIDPVYVFRSLSSISPNPFSVFYKLDDIHLMCASPERFLRIENGIVRSQPIKGTAARDIVNPVADAELARCLASSEKEKSENVMVVDLVRNDLSRFCKPGSVEVEELFGVYSFPQVHQMISTVKGEIAAGLNWVDAVQQSFPMGSMTGAPKRRVLELIESFEQVRRGIFSGAVGYCTPDGNADFNVVIRSLLYNSTSKYLSCPVGSAITWYADPYYEYEECLLKVAAMRKAVGGGF from the coding sequence ATGGATAATAATGCATACACTGCTGACCTTCACAGTTATGAATGTCTTATAGCAACGGGTGCCTGGAAATGGATAAAGCTTTCAGCAGGTAATGCTTTTCCGCTTTTAAATGCTTTTTATAGGCAGGAACCCGGTTGGGTATTCGGACATTTTGGATTCGACCTGAAAGCAGAAACCGAATTGGTACCCTCCCTGCTTCCCGACCATATTGGATTTCCTGATTGTTATTTTTTTGTTCCCGAGCATTTGATCCTTGTGCAACCGAAGCAGGTATTAATCAGCAGTTATTCAATCGATCCGGCAACAATATTGCGGCAGATAATGGATTTGCCTTTGCCAGTTGTAAATCAAACGACTCCGGTTGTTTTGAAGCCGCGAATTGATAAGGAGACCTATATACAAAAAGTGAATGCAATTAAAGCGCATATCCGTAGAGGTGACTGTTATGAGCTAAATTTCTGCCAGGAATTTTTTGCCAGTCCCGCTGAGATCGACCCTGTTTATGTCTTTCGCTCCCTGTCTTCAATTTCACCGAACCCGTTTTCAGTATTTTATAAGCTCGATGATATTCATCTAATGTGCGCCAGTCCCGAACGCTTCCTGCGGATAGAGAACGGAATAGTAAGGTCACAACCTATCAAAGGAACTGCAGCCCGGGATATTGTAAACCCAGTGGCAGATGCAGAACTGGCCCGGTGCCTAGCCAGCAGCGAAAAGGAGAAATCCGAAAATGTAATGGTCGTTGACCTCGTACGTAATGACCTGTCGCGGTTTTGTAAGCCAGGTTCTGTTGAGGTGGAGGAATTATTTGGTGTATATAGTTTTCCGCAGGTACACCAAATGATATCAACCGTTAAAGGAGAAATCGCAGCTGGACTGAATTGGGTGGATGCTGTTCAGCAAAGCTTTCCCATGGGTTCTATGACAGGCGCACCAAAGAGGAGGGTGCTTGAACTCATTGAAAGTTTTGAACAGGTAAGGCGCGGCATTTTTTCCGGCGCGGTGGGTTACTGCACACCTGATGGGAATGCAGACTTTAATGTGGTAATCCGTAGTTTATTGTATAATTCCACCAGCAAATACTTGTCCTGCCCCGTTGGTTCTGCGATCACCTGGTATGCAGATCCTTATTATGAATATGAAGAATGCCTGTTGAAAGTTGCCGCAATGAGGAAGGCGGTAGGTGGGGGTTTCTGA
- a CDS encoding L-2-amino-thiazoline-4-carboxylic acid hydrolase: MMVGYRKYFTRALGNYYPNRVRELEAQTEKHFETIAKDISFAANSRNPIDRRLEFCGYFLALIKSLDAAGEGFLMIRKVCLEVVTEYVRPKNKIEAFARRLLPILLNTWLAKPILGNLQKRVSQRDSPDGFMANILTDKEQTLGFGYGIDILECGICKLFTKHNFSKYISILCEVDEITSSLAGLKLIRTGTIATGSKKCDFRFIKNN; encoded by the coding sequence ATGATGGTCGGGTATAGAAAATATTTCACCAGGGCCTTGGGGAATTATTACCCGAATAGGGTACGCGAATTAGAGGCTCAAACAGAAAAGCATTTCGAAACGATTGCAAAGGATATTTCATTTGCAGCAAATTCTAGAAATCCAATTGATAGAAGACTGGAATTTTGCGGTTATTTTCTTGCACTGATTAAATCGTTGGATGCGGCAGGTGAAGGCTTTCTCATGATCAGAAAAGTTTGCCTTGAAGTTGTAACGGAATATGTAAGACCTAAGAATAAAATTGAGGCGTTTGCAAGACGATTGCTGCCAATCTTGTTGAATACCTGGCTTGCAAAACCAATACTGGGAAATTTACAAAAAAGAGTAAGCCAAAGGGATAGCCCTGATGGATTTATGGCCAATATTCTCACAGATAAGGAGCAGACCTTGGGATTTGGCTACGGTATAGATATTTTGGAATGTGGAATTTGTAAACTTTTCACAAAGCACAATTTCAGTAAATACATTTCTATTCTTTGCGAAGTAGATGAAATTACCTCTTCCCTGGCCGGACTTAAACTAATTAGAACTGGAACGATAGCTACCGGATCGAAAAAATGCGATTTCAGGTTTATTAAGAATAACTAA
- a CDS encoding lytic transglycosylase domain-containing protein, giving the protein MKQFLEVCAFLTGSLLSFAQEPRIIAGPQMIADTLVEKTPVIGKSSEIITPVVIKDLFESDNYASATAPKLNPRAVSFVADYIDKNSKDMLEMKGWALPYFNMMDAIMVQHGLPRELKYLAVIESELKSSATSWAGAVGPWQLMPGTAKTLGLKVNRKVDERRNYIKSTHAAARYLKDLYSIYGDWLLVIASYNAGPGSVQKAISRSGSRNFWDLQYYLPAETRGHVKKFIGTHYIFEGQGGLTTLTKAETKAHYGPNLYAFSRNLTREEQEAAKSQMVSGKYQATVIAKYVAMDPLDFNRYNPDFDRVMASNTNSYEMKLPAEKMDMFKANKYIILQESVQLLLNSTVVNEPKNSGNRVITGMK; this is encoded by the coding sequence ATGAAACAATTTCTTGAAGTATGTGCATTCTTAACCGGATCACTTTTATCTTTTGCCCAAGAGCCTAGAATTATTGCGGGTCCCCAAATGATTGCCGACACATTAGTTGAAAAAACTCCTGTTATTGGCAAATCAAGTGAAATAATTACCCCTGTTGTTATCAAAGACCTTTTTGAATCAGATAATTATGCTTCAGCAACTGCCCCAAAATTGAATCCAAGGGCCGTAAGTTTCGTGGCTGATTATATAGATAAGAACAGCAAAGACATGCTGGAAATGAAAGGCTGGGCGCTACCTTATTTTAATATGATGGATGCGATTATGGTTCAACATGGATTACCCCGCGAATTGAAATACCTGGCAGTTATAGAATCAGAGCTTAAGTCCTCCGCCACTTCCTGGGCAGGCGCAGTTGGGCCTTGGCAATTAATGCCCGGTACCGCTAAAACCCTTGGCCTAAAGGTGAACAGGAAGGTGGATGAACGTAGGAATTACATTAAAAGCACACATGCCGCGGCCCGTTACCTGAAAGACCTTTATAGCATATATGGTGATTGGTTATTAGTGATCGCCTCATATAATGCTGGTCCTGGTTCTGTTCAAAAAGCGATTTCCCGCAGCGGAAGCCGAAATTTCTGGGACCTTCAGTATTATCTGCCCGCTGAAACCAGGGGCCACGTAAAGAAATTTATAGGCACACATTATATTTTTGAGGGACAAGGTGGTTTAACAACTTTAACTAAAGCAGAAACTAAGGCGCACTACGGACCTAATCTTTATGCTTTCTCACGAAACCTTACCCGGGAAGAACAGGAGGCGGCCAAAAGCCAAATGGTTTCCGGGAAATATCAGGCAACTGTGATTGCAAAATATGTAGCGATGGATCCCTTAGATTTTAACCGCTATAATCCCGATTTCGATCGTGTAATGGCCAGTAATACGAATAGTTATGAGATGAAATTACCTGCTGAAAAGATGGATATGTTCAAAGCTAATAAATACATCATCCTTCAGGAATCTGTGCAGCTGCTGTTGAATAGTACTGTTGTAAATGAGCCAAAGAATTCCGGAAATAGGGTTATTACGGGGATGAAGTAG
- the gatA gene encoding Asp-tRNA(Asn)/Glu-tRNA(Gln) amidotransferase subunit GatA: MSSYESIAQFHTALKNHSTTCQSVVEFYLQEIEAKKHLNAYITVFTDSARVLARKLDEDLAAGRPMLPLHGVVIGIKDVLCYKGHPVSAASQMLENFIAPYSATVVQKLIDAGAIIIGRLNCDEFAMGSSNENSAYGPTLNHLDNTRVPGGSSGGSAVAVQAGLCMVSLGSDTGGSVRQPADFCGIYGLKPSYGRVSRYGLIAYASSFDQVGILGKNLADTALVLEIIAGADDFDSTASPQPVPAYATELEIRPTTKKFAYFKEAVEHPSLDPEIKRGILSYFDRLRAQGHTVSAVDFSYLDYIVPTYYILTTAEASSNLSRFDGVRYGHRSSRPISDLAEFYAFNRSEGFGSEVKRRIMLGSFVLSAGYYDAYFTKAQQVRRQLYDQTQLIFKDFDAILSPTAPSPAFRFGEKTDDPIEMYLGDIYTVFANLTGIPAISLPIFWHSNGMPYGLQVMTNRFEEISLLQVSALLVQSSN, encoded by the coding sequence TTGTCTTCCTACGAATCAATAGCACAGTTTCATACGGCATTAAAAAATCACTCCACTACCTGCCAATCGGTAGTGGAGTTTTATTTGCAGGAAATTGAGGCAAAAAAACACCTCAATGCTTATATTACTGTTTTTACCGACTCTGCAAGGGTCCTGGCCCGAAAATTAGATGAAGATCTTGCCGCCGGCCGCCCTATGCTTCCCCTCCACGGAGTTGTTATCGGTATTAAGGATGTGCTTTGCTACAAAGGCCACCCGGTTAGCGCCGCTTCCCAAATGCTCGAAAATTTCATAGCCCCTTATTCGGCAACAGTTGTCCAGAAATTAATTGATGCCGGCGCTATTATTATCGGTAGGCTTAATTGTGATGAGTTTGCAATGGGTTCCTCCAATGAAAATTCAGCCTATGGTCCTACACTAAACCACCTTGATAATACCAGGGTACCGGGTGGGTCATCAGGTGGTTCGGCCGTCGCTGTGCAGGCAGGATTGTGTATGGTGAGCCTAGGAAGCGATACTGGTGGATCTGTTCGCCAGCCCGCTGACTTTTGTGGAATATATGGCCTGAAACCAAGTTATGGCCGTGTTTCGAGATATGGATTGATCGCCTATGCCTCTTCCTTTGACCAGGTGGGTATACTGGGAAAAAACCTGGCCGATACTGCCCTGGTACTGGAGATTATTGCCGGTGCAGATGATTTCGATAGTACCGCCTCTCCGCAACCAGTTCCTGCATATGCTACAGAGCTGGAAATCCGACCAACAACCAAAAAATTCGCCTATTTTAAGGAAGCTGTGGAGCACCCATCCCTGGATCCGGAAATAAAAAGAGGAATATTATCCTATTTTGACCGCTTAAGAGCACAAGGCCACACCGTTTCCGCAGTAGACTTTTCTTACCTGGATTATATTGTCCCTACCTATTATATTCTTACTACTGCTGAGGCTTCTTCCAACCTCTCCCGGTTTGATGGTGTTCGGTATGGCCACCGGAGCAGCCGCCCAATTAGCGATTTAGCAGAATTTTATGCCTTTAACCGCTCTGAAGGTTTTGGCAGTGAAGTTAAGCGCCGGATCATGTTGGGTAGCTTCGTATTGAGTGCTGGCTATTATGATGCATATTTCACCAAAGCCCAGCAAGTTAGGCGACAGCTTTACGACCAAACTCAGTTGATATTCAAGGACTTCGATGCAATTCTTTCCCCAACCGCCCCTAGCCCGGCTTTCCGTTTCGGGGAAAAAACTGATGACCCTATTGAAATGTACTTGGGCGATATTTATACCGTTTTTGCCAATCTGACAGGCATACCTGCTATCTCCCTCCCTATTTTTTGGCACAGTAATGGCATGCCATATGGTCTGCAGGTAATGACAAACCGATTCGAAGAGATATCTTTGCTCCAGGTTTCAGCATTGCTGGTGCAGTCATCGAACTGA
- a CDS encoding Sec-independent protein translocase subunit TatA/TatB produces MLVANSLLMISMPGGSEWILIILVVLLLFGGKKIPELMRGMGRGIREFNDAKNNVKQEIEEGMKEKEKAPTSQP; encoded by the coding sequence ATGTTAGTAGCTAATTCATTATTAATGATCTCTATGCCTGGCGGGAGCGAGTGGATTCTGATTATCCTGGTTGTCTTGCTGTTATTTGGTGGTAAAAAAATTCCAGAGCTGATGCGCGGTATGGGCCGCGGTATCCGTGAATTCAATGATGCAAAGAACAATGTGAAGCAGGAAATTGAAGAGGGTATGAAAGAAAAGGAGAAAGCGCCTACTTCTCAGCCTTAG
- the rplS gene encoding 50S ribosomal protein L19 codes for MNAVAFVHEQLTQKREFPKFKAGDNITVNYKIQEGNKERIQSFKGDVIKRQGQGTTQTFTVRKISDGVGVERTFPLFSPNIESLIVNKAGKVRRAKLYFLRERSGKSARIKEKKMAVAAK; via the coding sequence ATGAACGCAGTAGCATTTGTTCACGAGCAGTTAACGCAGAAAAGAGAATTCCCGAAATTTAAAGCCGGTGACAATATCACCGTAAACTATAAGATCCAGGAAGGAAACAAAGAGCGTATCCAGAGTTTCAAAGGAGATGTTATCAAACGCCAGGGCCAGGGAACCACCCAAACCTTTACCGTACGGAAGATCTCTGATGGTGTTGGTGTAGAAAGAACTTTCCCCTTATTTTCCCCTAATATTGAATCACTGATCGTGAATAAAGCCGGTAAAGTTCGCCGTGCAAAGCTGTATTTCCTGCGCGAGCGTAGTGGTAAGAGTGCCCGAATCAAAGAAAAGAAAATGGCTGTTGCCGCAAAATAG
- the rny gene encoding ribonuclease Y: MDSTILVIIAGVIALVVGIVAGKFIFKANTDQKILEAELQAKKLLNDAQLQAETLKKEKLLEAKERFVQLKSEHDKEVLERNRKLGDSENRVKQKEVTINQKEGNIDKQIKENEAIKENLNRQIELVNIKRTELEKHQEEHIRRLEKIAGLTAEEAKTQLVESLKQEAHTQALGIQQEIIDDAKQKANKEARKIIIQTIQRTAAEQAIENSITVFNLESDEIKGQIIGREGRNIRAIEAATGVDLIVDDTPEAIILSSFDPLRREIARLSLTRLVTDGRIHPARIEEVVEKTRRQIEEQVMEIGERTVIELGIHGLHKELVRIVGKMRFRSSYGQNLLMHSREVANLCGIMASELGMNPKLAKRAGLLHDIGKVPDEESELSHALLGAKLAEKYGENPAVVNAIGAHHDEMEMQYVISPIVQACDAISGARPGARREIMQQYLQRIKDLENMAMGYQGVEKAYAIQAGRELRVIVEADKVTDADSDRLSFEIAQKIQTEMTFPGQIRVTVIREKRAVNVAR; this comes from the coding sequence ATGGACTCAACGATATTGGTAATAATTGCCGGCGTCATCGCCCTCGTAGTGGGCATCGTGGCGGGTAAATTTATCTTTAAAGCGAACACCGATCAAAAAATCCTGGAAGCCGAGCTTCAGGCTAAAAAACTCCTAAATGATGCACAATTACAGGCCGAGACCCTTAAAAAGGAAAAACTACTAGAAGCAAAAGAACGTTTCGTACAACTAAAAAGTGAGCATGACAAGGAAGTGCTGGAGCGTAACCGGAAGCTGGGCGATTCTGAAAACAGGGTCAAACAGAAAGAAGTAACCATTAACCAGAAAGAGGGCAATATCGACAAACAAATCAAAGAGAATGAGGCGATTAAGGAAAACCTTAACCGTCAGATCGAACTGGTTAATATAAAGCGAACGGAACTGGAAAAACACCAGGAAGAGCATATCCGGAGACTTGAAAAAATAGCCGGTCTGACTGCTGAGGAAGCAAAAACCCAGCTGGTAGAAAGCCTAAAACAAGAGGCGCATACGCAGGCACTCGGCATCCAACAGGAAATTATTGATGATGCGAAGCAGAAAGCCAATAAAGAGGCACGTAAAATAATAATCCAGACCATCCAGCGCACAGCAGCAGAGCAGGCCATCGAAAACTCTATTACCGTTTTCAATCTGGAAAGCGATGAAATAAAAGGCCAGATCATTGGAAGGGAGGGCCGTAATATCAGGGCTATTGAGGCAGCTACAGGGGTTGACCTGATTGTAGATGATACTCCGGAGGCAATCATCTTATCTTCATTTGACCCGCTCCGCAGGGAGATTGCACGCCTTAGTTTAACCCGACTGGTTACTGATGGCCGGATCCACCCTGCACGTATTGAGGAAGTCGTGGAAAAGACCCGTCGCCAGATCGAAGAGCAAGTTATGGAAATCGGTGAAAGGACAGTAATCGAACTGGGTATCCATGGACTCCATAAGGAATTGGTAAGAATTGTCGGTAAAATGAGGTTCCGTTCATCTTATGGCCAGAACCTATTGATGCACAGTCGCGAAGTAGCGAACCTATGCGGCATCATGGCATCTGAACTGGGCATGAATCCAAAATTGGCGAAACGGGCCGGATTACTTCATGATATTGGTAAAGTACCGGATGAAGAATCTGAATTGAGCCATGCACTACTTGGAGCAAAGCTGGCTGAAAAATATGGTGAAAATCCAGCGGTGGTAAATGCCATCGGTGCCCACCACGATGAAATGGAGATGCAATATGTCATTTCCCCTATCGTACAAGCCTGTGATGCCATCAGTGGTGCTCGTCCAGGCGCACGCCGGGAGATCATGCAACAATACCTGCAGCGGATTAAGGACCTTGAAAACATGGCAATGGGTTACCAGGGTGTGGAAAAAGCTTATGCCATCCAGGCTGGACGTGAATTACGGGTAATTGTAGAGGCTGATAAAGTAACAGATGCAGATAGCGATCGCTTAAGTTTCGAGATCGCCCAGAAAATACAAACTGAAATGACTTTTCCAGGACAGATCAGGGTTACAGTTATTCGCGAGAAAAGAGCGGTGAATGTAGCCCGGTAG
- a CDS encoding cell division protein ZapA yields the protein MSEPLIPVNIVIGDRTYRIKIRPSDEEAVRNSMKRINDKVIEFKTQFSAKDMQDYIAMVLVWYATEQSSKTQNTIEYQSVIDKLQQIESMIDKMA from the coding sequence ATGTCTGAACCATTGATTCCTGTAAATATTGTAATCGGCGATAGAACCTATCGGATCAAGATTCGTCCATCTGATGAGGAGGCCGTGCGAAATAGCATGAAACGGATCAACGATAAGGTTATTGAATTCAAAACCCAGTTCTCGGCTAAAGACATGCAGGATTATATTGCTATGGTTTTGGTCTGGTATGCTACAGAGCAGAGCTCAAAAACGCAAAATACCATTGAATATCAGTCGGTTATAGACAAACTCCAGCAAATCGAATCCATGATCGACAAAATGGCTTGA
- the pheT gene encoding phenylalanine--tRNA ligase subunit beta gives MTISYNWLCEYLPVSVDPDRLSRILTAIGLEVENMEAYESVKGGLKGLVIGEVLTCEPHPNADKLKLTTVDIGGQTPIQIVCGAPNVAAGQKVVVAPVGVTIYPKTGDPVTMKIAKIRGVESFGMICAEDEIGLSNDHGGIMILPANLKTGSSATSHFLPYADTIYEIGLTPNRMDAMSHMGVARDVCAYLTHHDKQELRIKSPSVNAFKVQVQALPITVTIKDTKACQRYAGVSLTGVTISDSPQWLKNKLLSIGIRPINNIVDITNFVLHETGQPLHAFDADVIVGRKVIVQTVPDQTEFISLDGKERKLSAEDLMICNAEEAMCIAGVFGGIHSGVTEKTTNIFLESAWFNPASIRKTSFRHGLRTDAATRFEKGVDISQTVQVLKRAALLIKELAGGIISSEIVDVYPKPADKKQVAIKYHYLKKLSGKNYHPDTVKKILEALGFEILKDGIDELWVAVPFSKPDISIPADIVEEILRIDGLDNITIPQAITITPSIEDDQDGKLRDKIAQYLAGSGFREILTNSITNSAWFTEEQLKGAVKMLNNLSIELDVLRPAMLETGLSVVAYNLNRKNSNLQFFEWGKTYHQEDVGKYQELVHCCVYITGELSPATWRAKSSNADFFLLKGIIEKIGAAAGLPALSWETGNSPGLTNSLVIRSGKYEIGIAGQVSKVKAGQFDIRQPVYFADLNWQKIVDLAGKNKISFRELPRQLPVQRDLAMVVARQLPFGSIEAAVKRAAVAKLKNLSLFDLFESDRLGAEKKSVAVSFTFLDEEKTMTDKEIDGMMQKIMQSLEKEVGAEIRK, from the coding sequence ATGACCATCTCATATAACTGGCTTTGCGAATATCTTCCCGTGTCTGTAGATCCTGATCGCCTCTCCAGGATACTCACAGCTATTGGATTGGAAGTGGAAAATATGGAAGCCTATGAATCTGTAAAAGGCGGACTGAAAGGACTGGTTATTGGTGAAGTGCTCACTTGTGAACCACATCCCAATGCAGATAAACTAAAACTTACAACAGTAGATATTGGAGGTCAAACACCCATACAGATCGTTTGTGGTGCACCCAATGTAGCTGCCGGCCAGAAAGTTGTCGTGGCACCGGTAGGGGTAACCATTTATCCCAAAACTGGTGACCCGGTCACCATGAAAATTGCAAAGATCAGGGGTGTAGAAAGCTTTGGAATGATCTGTGCGGAAGATGAGATTGGGCTCAGCAACGACCATGGTGGTATCATGATTCTTCCGGCAAACCTTAAAACAGGATCTTCAGCAACCAGTCATTTCTTACCCTACGCAGATACCATTTATGAAATTGGCCTTACCCCTAACCGTATGGATGCTATGAGCCATATGGGTGTAGCCCGAGATGTTTGCGCATACCTAACCCATCATGATAAACAAGAATTGCGCATCAAGTCACCTTCGGTGAATGCGTTCAAGGTACAGGTCCAGGCCCTGCCGATCACTGTTACAATCAAAGATACCAAAGCCTGCCAGCGTTATGCTGGGGTTAGTTTAACAGGCGTAACCATTTCAGATTCACCACAATGGCTTAAAAACAAGCTGTTATCTATTGGAATAAGACCTATCAATAATATTGTAGATATTACGAATTTTGTTTTACATGAAACGGGTCAACCATTACACGCTTTTGATGCAGATGTTATTGTTGGAAGGAAAGTGATCGTTCAAACTGTTCCGGACCAGACTGAATTTATTTCATTGGATGGAAAGGAAAGAAAACTGAGTGCTGAAGACCTGATGATCTGCAATGCGGAAGAGGCAATGTGCATCGCCGGGGTATTTGGCGGCATACATAGCGGGGTAACCGAAAAGACAACAAATATTTTCCTGGAAAGTGCTTGGTTTAATCCCGCATCAATCCGAAAGACTTCCTTCCGCCATGGTTTGCGGACAGACGCCGCAACTCGGTTTGAAAAAGGGGTTGATATATCCCAGACAGTTCAGGTATTAAAGCGGGCGGCACTATTAATTAAAGAACTGGCAGGCGGTATTATTTCATCAGAAATTGTTGATGTTTATCCGAAACCCGCTGATAAAAAACAGGTGGCCATCAAATACCACTATCTCAAGAAATTAAGTGGGAAAAACTATCACCCCGATACAGTAAAGAAAATTCTTGAAGCACTGGGCTTTGAAATATTAAAGGATGGAATTGATGAGCTATGGGTGGCTGTGCCCTTCAGCAAGCCGGATATTTCTATCCCTGCTGATATTGTTGAAGAGATTTTGAGGATCGACGGACTGGATAATATCACCATACCGCAAGCAATTACCATAACGCCTTCCATTGAAGATGACCAGGATGGAAAACTGCGCGATAAGATCGCTCAATACCTTGCCGGATCTGGATTTCGGGAAATCCTCACTAATTCAATCACCAATAGCGCCTGGTTTACAGAAGAACAATTAAAAGGCGCAGTGAAAATGCTGAACAACCTTAGTATAGAGCTGGATGTTTTACGTCCAGCTATGCTCGAAACCGGGTTGTCTGTAGTAGCGTATAACCTGAACCGTAAGAACAGCAACCTGCAATTCTTCGAGTGGGGGAAAACCTACCACCAGGAAGATGTTGGGAAATATCAGGAACTGGTTCATTGCTGCGTGTATATTACTGGAGAGCTTTCTCCTGCCACATGGCGGGCGAAAAGCAGCAATGCTGATTTTTTCTTATTAAAAGGTATTATTGAAAAAATTGGCGCTGCTGCAGGTTTACCGGCACTTAGCTGGGAAACCGGCAATTCCCCGGGGTTAACCAACAGTTTAGTGATCAGATCAGGTAAGTATGAAATCGGCATTGCCGGCCAGGTTTCTAAGGTAAAAGCCGGACAATTCGATATCAGGCAACCGGTTTATTTTGCCGACCTCAACTGGCAAAAAATAGTTGATCTGGCAGGAAAAAATAAAATTAGTTTCCGGGAATTACCCAGACAATTGCCGGTACAGCGCGACCTGGCCATGGTTGTTGCGCGACAATTACCATTTGGATCCATTGAAGCTGCAGTGAAAAGGGCTGCAGTTGCTAAACTCAAAAATCTATCTCTTTTTGACCTCTTCGAAAGCGATAGATTAGGGGCAGAAAAAAAATCCGTAGCCGTTAGCTTCACTTTCCTGGATGAAGAAAAAACAATGACCGATAAAGAAATTGACGGCATGATGCAAAAAATCATGCAATCGCTGGAAAAAGAAGTTGGGGCGGAAATCAGAAAGTAG